TCCGTTGCCTTCTCCATtagtgttgttgttgttgttagcATAACGGGGGTTGCGGTTTTGCCTTGGAGGTCTACCGGCCATTTCCTACAATTTGAATGTTTCTAAGAATTTGTACGAGTAGGATTTATGCAATAGATTGCGTTGAAGTAAATTGAAATCAATGGAacgaataaaatattttaacatgaCCAATCTAAATGAAATAAATGTACTGAATGAAATAGGACATAATAAAATATCAGGGTCATATAGAGTtcaataaatgaaaataaaaattcgaaaattttcagaaatggAAAGTTTTGAGTTAGACATATGGTTTCGAAGGGTATATCGAGAGGATTCCATAACAGTCGACGGAACCAAATTCGGAGTTTTCTACGAAAAAAAATCGAAGGACATAAGCTGGTGGGTTGACTCGCCGGGTTGACTCGCAGGAGTAAGGTCGAAGCAAGGGCTTATGACGGTGACGGCGTAAGGGTCACGGAACCGGTAACGGTACAGAAAGAATCGGTTGGAAAACGACCCAATTTGACCGGAAACTCGCTCAAAATCGGTTAACTCACTTGAAATTGGGCGTTTTTTATTTGCTGATCTGAATTCCAAATTGATGGATGCAAAACATTACCCATGAATCATAGATGGTGTAGataaaattaattgaaaatcaGAGTATGATTGGTAGGGTAATTGAATAAAATACAATTCGGCGTTAGGGTTTGAGCGAAAATTCGTAGATCCGAAATTCCCTTTGCATACGAACATGAAATCTGAAATTGGTTAAGGGCTTCTGTTCGTCTCTTCAAAACGATGCTAGAAATGGTCGCCGATCGAAGAACGGGTGCCGGCGGCGGTCGGAATCGGCGAAAACGCGGCTGCGCGCGCTAAAGGCCTGTTTGGCCGAAATTCCGAAAAATTtccggatttttttttttcgaaattcgATTTTTCCCACtaggattatgaacctggcggctctgataccacttaaatgtcacgccccgagaccgaggtttgacaccggcgttgtttgacaatcacacaatcgaaacaacaagcctttcgtagcacagtataaaccgaaaaccagtttataaatcataatctcAGATAAAATAACGATTGTCTTTACAACATAGAAATCCAACGAAATAGTAAATAATGCGGAAGCgtcttacaattttttttaaatcataaattcgaaATAAAACCTATTACTAATCCGGCAAATCACCAACCCCAAAATTTTTCCGACTCTTCGTCCTCGACATGCTCTTCAGACTTATCTGGGAGGGGAGAGtaaggggggtgagtattttgggaatactcagtaaatgggggactttgaacacaacataaccaatttaataacattttcgaaacatatcataaacgtacagcatgcttttcataatcATAACGTAAATTTCATAGCATaataacactgcgatttttcacctttcaacggtttactgacgtcagtccctaagttttgatcctctaagggggcgaggccataaaacagttctatcccactgttaagggccatatgttggaattccacccattttcagggaatcctcacagtgccAAACATATTCGTACCAACATTTCATAAAAACGTATAGGCAAAACGACGGTACTCGACCGCATTTTTAAACCAAAAACTGAAAATTTAAGTTGCATAACCGTTAATTTAAgatttaaaacagcccacttaccttatGGATTGGTGCTAGAAACGTAGGTATTTGGCTTCGAGAATTGGGTCGCCTCTTGCTCTACACTTGACGGCACTTCGACTCGATTTCTTGGGCGAATTTGTGCAGGGTTTCGGCTAGGACAAGGTGCTGAATTTCAAAAAGCAAGGGTCTCGAATTTTGGTGTGGGGATTTGAATAGTGTGGTGTGGTATTTATAGGGGAGAAGAGGGAGCTAAATTTGGTGGTTAAATCATTACCAAAATTTGTGTCCAAATCTCAAAAATTTGCTCCAATATTCCTTgccatttttcgaaaattatgcTGCTTAATTTGTGAGATTATCTTCCAATTCCATGAGATTTAAATCTTGATTCCTTTGCccttaatattttcgaaaatattgagTCCAAGTGAGGGGATTTGCTTCCAATTTCATGGTATGCTTCCTAGGATCTAAGCATCTCATATTTAGGCATAAATATTGTACCAATTTCGAAATTCTCTTGCCATATCATGCCTAAATTCCTTGTATTTTTGTATGGTACTCAGTCTTGTAAATATTCTCCCCCCTAATTTCGAAATATGTATGCATGTACATAATATTATTGGCTTAAATATTTCTAACCAATATTTCCCCAAAGTCTAAATCTTATGTTTTATACAAATTAAAATCTTATGCTAAAGTTTTCCTTaaagttatttaatttacaaggTGGAAAAATCTGGTTCTCACAAAAACTCCTAGTATCTCAACACAAATCTCAGAATTGTTCACAAACAAGTTTCTCACAGTTAAGAATTCACTCTTTTATAAGCTCGACATTACAAAGATAAAGTGAACAAACAACAACACAATTGATCCTAAAATGATCGAACATAAAATATCAATGTGTACTTTGAACAACGATTTATAAGTTTTTTTAGTGTGCTTGAGgacttgaatattttcaaaatgatGCAGAGATTCAATAGTAATGGAAGTCTTCTATTTAGAATGATAGGTTCCTTAAATGCACTATATTTCTAACATTAGCCTTTTTAGAATGGACCTCATGGGTAATATCAGCCAAAGTGCATGCAGAGAAAGCCATGTTTCTTAGTCTTTTTTCAAATATAGTGTCTAAGACAATAAATGTTCTTGGACACTAGCTAAATTCGGCgaccaaatattattaaatgttGTACGATTAGAGAGAAGACTGAAGTAGAATTTGTCTTCTTCTTGGAACATACTCGATTTAACTCTGAGTAGCTCAAATGGTGTACAATAATTGTTTGTCTGGTTTTGGCTTGTACAACTTGATAGGCCAGCTTGATATTGTCTTCTCACAATTTTAAGACAGATCGGCTGTATTGACTATTTACATGGGAAATGCTGGAGGAAATGTTTCACCAAGAACAGCTTCCCAGAAAAAGCCATTGGCTTCATCATCTGTAAACTTTCCCAACAAGTCATTGCTGTTTGGGCCTAGCAATTGATCATTTTTAGCTACATCTAGCAGTGAATCAATGCCGTCGAATCCGCTGGTGCTGGAAATTTGAGAGGTCGCAGTAACTAATGCCGGAAGTGAATAATCGTCGACATTCATCGTGTTATTGCTTTTGCTACATGGTATTTCTTGCATCATGCCAAAAGTGTCTTGATTCCCCTTGGAAAATGTCTGATCAAAATCTTGACCAGTTGATAAAAGGGGTATTGTATTTGGAAGTATCCCTTTAAAGAGTTCATCAAGTTGGAGGTTATTGTTAAGAACTTGGGAGTTACCCAATAAAGCTGCTCCAATATTATTCGAAAATATTGAGGTTGGATTTAGGACTTGGATCAGGTTTTTGAGGAGTTGAAtcttggccaaattttgaaGGGGATACGAATTTGAAGCAAGAAAATTGAGATCGGTAACTGGTTGGTGTGTGACTGGATCAATACCAGATTGCACAAGTTTTTTTCTGATTCGTGTATTCCAATGATTCTTGATTTCGTTATCTGTCCTCCCCGGCAGATGGGTAGCAATGGTAGACCACCtataaaatcaatttaattaaatattttatcattatttcAAAAGGAACAATAAAATATCAACACACTTGCAATTGATAAATAAATGCAAAAAGGACTTTAAACTTACAATTTTAGTGAACTAAGTAGGCTCATTTGCATCATTCTATATTAAACTTTCCGAGTAGATTAAAATGCTGACTTCACTAGCATGTAATAAAATAGTGGGAAACAATAATTGTATGTATCACCAAG
This region of Primulina eburnea isolate SZY01 chromosome 14, ASM2296580v1, whole genome shotgun sequence genomic DNA includes:
- the LOC140812825 gene encoding transcription repressor MYB6-like; translation: MVRSSDISNEQKGLKKGPWTAEEDGKLVDYMENHGRGSWQLLPKKAGLNRCGKSCRLRWTNYLRPDIKRGNFSLEEERIIIHLHSLFGNKWSTIATHLPGRTDNEIKNHWNTRIRKKLVQSGIDPVTHQPVTDLNFLASNSYPLQNLAKIQLLKNLIQVLNPTSIFSNNIGAALLGNSQVLNNNLQLDELFKGILPNTIPLLSTGQDFDQTFSKGNQDTFGMMQEIPCSKSNNTMNVDDYSLPALVTATSQISSTSGFDGIDSLLDVAKNDQLLGPNSNDLLGKFTDDEANGFFWEAVLGETFPPAFPM